The following proteins are encoded in a genomic region of Drosophila willistoni isolate 14030-0811.24 chromosome 2L unlocalized genomic scaffold, UCI_dwil_1.1 Seg196, whole genome shotgun sequence:
- the LOC6640656 gene encoding translation initiation factor IF-3, mitochondrial: MNLSRLHFVVRQLVSVQQAPLQRFLAHSQAAGEKDKPNKTQTNQKITLIGQNQALSVTTLEEAKKLAKRRELHLLRTEQNDAKTGRPTFKLVTTAEMLNEEGGVTQTSVNEKNQKKSEKSLTIGARITDHDLSSRLKNIVKWLGKKHEVRILIQGASGPSDADGNAERLVKAIEQTIKEPNVIGKIVQKRSKGSMIKFSILPVSPPPVATS, from the exons ATGAATTTAAGCCGGCTGCATTTTGTGGTGCGCCAATTGGTAAGTGTCCAGCAGGCTCCACTGCAAAGATTCTTGGCGCATTCCCAAGCGGCAGGCGAAAAGGACAAACCAAATAAGAcgcaaacaaatcaaaaaattacACTCATTGGGCAAAACCAAGCCTTATCAGTCACAACATTGGAGGAGGCAAAGAAATTGGCCAAGAGGCGTGAATTGCACTTGTTGCGCACCGAACAAAATGATGCAAAAACAGGACGACCTACTTTCAA aCTAGTCACAACAGCTGAAATGTTAAACGAGGAGGGAGGAGTAACACAAACGTCGGTCAacgaaaaaaatcaaaagaaatccGAGAAATCTTTGACCATAGGAGCCCGTATCACAGATCATGATTTATCGTCGAGACTGAAGAATATTGTTAAATGGCTGGGCAAGAAGCACGAAGTTCGCATATTGATCCAAGGTGCAAGTGGGCCAAGCGATGCTGATGGCAATGCCGAGCGCTTGGTTAAGGCCATTGAACAGACAATTAAAGAGCCAAATGTTATAGGCAAAATTGTCCAGAAACGCAGCAAAGGTTCcatgatcaaatttagcattTTACCTGTCTCGCCCCCTCCTGTGGCAACATCGTGA
- the LOC6640629 gene encoding death-associated inhibitor of apoptosis 2, which translates to MTERHMELESERLATFTEWPSNAPVTVRDLVANGFFATGNWLEVECNWCHVRIDQWEYGDQVATRHAIVSPICSMVLAPNHCGNVPIARTGQCNDTEGNSIVDGGGNRQQEEQTLGQPDLLVEKNRLDTFTNWPNPNITPQSLARAGFYYLNHLDHVKCVWCRGVISMWEKNDNAFDEHRRLFPDCPRVQMGPLIEFAAGKDLNELGIQPRSRPQRPKYDTLEARLKTFDNWPISNIQAPEGLALAGLFYQNIDDQVRCFHCDIGLRSWEKEDEPWHEHAKWSPKCQFLLLAKGPNFVHEVINPPAVSQMDTLMVANPAKEAVALGIDGGVVRNAIQRRVCDSGSPFDTLEDLLQAIFDEAGGNGTALEMTEPLAQALQPSATPEPSAPMLVADSIPVPTTSKAAAQQQNIKKEKKEPTEQQATTNGNSLSLEEENRQLKDARLCKVCLDNEVAVVFLPCGHLVTCNQCARVVECPLCRTPIKGYVRAFLP; encoded by the exons ATGACGGAGCGTCACATGGAGCTAGAAAGTGAGCGCCTGGCTACATTTACAGAATGGCCATCAAATGCTCCCGTCACAGTGAGGGATTTGGTAGCAAATGGATTTTTTGCCACAGGGAATTGGCTGGAGGTGGAATGTAATTGGTGTCATGTTCGAATCGATCAGTGGGAATACGGTGATCAGGTGGCAACGCGACATGCAATTGTCTCTCCCATCTGCTCGATGGTTTTGGCGCCGAATCATTGTGGGAATGTGCCCATAGCCAGGACCGGCCAGTGCAATGATACGGAAGGCAATAGCATCGTCGATGGAGGAGGTAACAGACAGCAAGAAGAGCAAACTTTAGGCCAACCCGATTTACTTGTGGAAAAAAATCGATTAGATACATTCACGAATTGGCCA AATCCCAACATTACACCCCAATCCTTGGCCAGGGCgggattttattatttaaatcacCTGGATCATGTGAAGTGCGTGTGGTGCCGCGGTGTAATATCCATGTGGGAGAAAAATGACAATGCTTTCGATGAGCATCGCCGTTTATTCCCCGACTGCCCGCGTGTACAGATGGGACCACTTATCGAGTTTGCCGCTGGCAAGGACTTGAATGAGTTGGGTATACAACCTAGAAGTCGACCACAACGTCCTAAATATGATACCTTAGAGGCTCGATTAAAAACATTCGATAATTGGCCAATTTCAAATATACAAGCGCCTGAGGGTTTGGCTCTAGCAGGACTCTTCTACCAGAACATTGACGACCAGGTGCGATGCTTTCATTGTGACATTGGCCTAAGATCCTGGGAAAAAGAGGACGAGCCGTGGCACGAGCATGCCAAATGGTCACCAAAATGTCAGTTTCTTCTCTTGGCCAAGGGTCCGAACTTTGTACACGAAGTAATCAACCCGCCTGCTGTCAGTCAGATGGACACTCTAATGGTTGCGAATCCAGCTAAGGAAGCAGTAGCACTTGGTATCGATGGGGGAGTGGTGCGAAATGCCATACAACGTAGAGTATGCGATTCGGGCAGTCCCTTTGACACTTTAGAAGATCTACTCCAGGCGATATTCGATGAGGCTGGTGGTAATGGAACTGCACTAGAAATGACAGAGCCTTTGGCACAAGCTCTACAGCCCTCTGCCACACCCGAGCCATCGGCGCCAATGTTGGTTGCAGATTCCATTCCGGTACCCACCACCAGCAAGGCAGCAGCGCAACAGCAGAAtatcaaaaaggaaaagaaagagCCAACTGAACAGCAAGCCACTACCAATGGAAACAGTCTGTCCTTGGAGGAGGAGAATCGCCAACTGAAAGATGCTCGCTTGTGTAAGGTCTGCTTGGACAATGAGGTGGCAGTGGTATTTCTACCCTGTGGTCATTTGG TCACCTGCAATCAGTGTGCTCGTGTGGTGGAGTGCCCTTTATGCCGTACCCCTATTAAAGGATATGTTCGAGCGTTTCTACCGTAA
- the LOC6640627 gene encoding protein HID1, which translates to MGNTDSKLNFRKAIVQLTQKNQKVDPNDEQFWEQFWQGHQTTMEDVFALVTSNEIRQIRNENPANLATLCYKAVEKLAQAVDSSCRTQTEQQSVLNCVRLLTRCLPYIFEDEKWREFFWSSLPSTQEKTMPLAQSLLNAICDLLFCPDFTVTSSTRRAGPEKAEELANLDSCEYIWEAGVGFAQSPPKNAQMERRRTELLKLLLTCFSEPMYRSPQQSEEPNKWIAYFTSADNRHALPLFTSFLNTVCSYDPVGFGVPYNHLIFVDTTEPLVEACLQLLIVTLDHDMVMHQQQQQQLLLNQSQSGLASYEEANCGDNLFINYLSRVHRDEDFHFVLKGITRLLNNPLVQNYLPNSTKRLHCHQELLILFWKICDYNKKFLYFVLKSSDVLDILIPILYHLNYSRADQSRVGLMHIGVFILLLLSGERNFGVRLNKAYSATIPMDIPVFTGTHADLLITVFHKIIATGHQRLQPLFDCLLTILVNVSPYLKTLSMVASVKLLHLLEAFSTPWFLLSAPSNHHLVFFLLEIFNNIIQYQFDGNSNLVYTIIRKRHVFHAMANLPTDMAGIAKCLSGRKTGGKFNLPRVPQRKLAASNSYSSQELPSAQVPDEYAEEDDQEEQEEDDFEGEDEEAKAEEDFESKTDIDRVTPQLPVAAVEVPTAQPAEPGTLKTSLLDTPGIGQMTEREQAHPTDKEEPLATDVVPYEKSPTPEPNKSGRKSTSPTDQTRLSVSHRASIRMVPGDGDRWTPTPEWIVSWRSKLPLQTIMRLLQVLVPQVEKICIDKGLTDESEILKFLQHGTLVGLLPVPHPILIRKYQANAGTTAWFRTYIWGVIYLRNVEPAIWYDTEVKLFEIQRV; encoded by the exons ATGGGAAATACGGActcgaaattaaattttcgtAAGGCAATTGTCCAGCTGACGCAGAAGAATCAGAAAGTTGATCCAAACGATGAGCAATTCTGGGAGCAATTTTGGCAAGGACATCAGACGACTATGGAGGATGTATTTGCCCTGGTTACGTCCAATGAGATACGCCAGATAAGGAACGAGAATCCAGCAAATTTGGCTACATTATGCTACAAGGCAGTGGAAAAACTGGCCCAAGCGGTGGACAGTAGCTGTCGCACCCAAACAGAGCAGCAATCTGTCCTGAACTGTGTCCGGCTATTGACACGTTGTTTACCTTACATTTTCGAGGATGAGAAGTGGCGAGAATTCTTTTGGAGTAGCCTGCCCTCGACACAGGAGAAAACTATGCCATTGGCTCAATCTTTGTTGAATGCCATTTGCGATTTACTTTTCTGTCCCGATTTCACGGTCACATCGTCGACAAGACGAGCGGGTCCCGAGAAGGCCGAAGAGCTGGCTAATTTAGATAGCTGTGAGTATATTTGGGAAGCTGGAGTGGGATTTGCTCAGTCGCCACCAAAGAATGCCCAGATGGAACGACGGCGAACGGAGTTGTTGAAGCTGCTGCTCACCTGCTTCTCGGAGCCGATGTATCGATCACCGCAACAGTCGGAGGAGCCAAATAAGTGGATTGCCTATTTTACCTCTGCCGACAATCGCCATGCTCTGCCCCTGTTCACCTCGTTTCTGAACACAGTGTGCTCCTATGACCCAGTTGGGTTTGGTGTTCCCTACAATCATCTGATCTTTGTGGACACCACCGAACCCCTGGTGGAGGCTTGTTTGCAGCTTCTCATAGTGACTTTGGATCATGACATGGTGAtgcatcagcaacagcaacagcaattgcTGCTCAATCAATCTCAATCTGGTTTGGCCTCCTATGAAGAGGCAAATTGTGGTGACAATTTATTCATTAACTATTTGTCCCGTGTCCATCGTGATGaagattttcattttgttctcAAGGGTATTACCCGCCTGCTCAATAATCCACTCGTTCAGAATTATTTGCCCAATTCGACGAAGCGTCTGCATTGCCATCAGGAGTTGCTGATTTTGTTCTGGAAGATATGCGACTacaataaaaagtttttatattttgttcttaAGAGTTCCGATGTCTTGGATATACTCATACCGATCCTGTATCATTTAAACTATTCGCGAGCGGATCAATCACGCGTCGGACTAATGCATATTGGggtttttatactcttgcTGCTGTCGG GCGAACGGAACTTTGGTGTGCGATTGAATAAGGCTTACTCGGCCACTATTCCCATGGATATTCCAGTTTTCACTGGCACCCATGCAGATCTACTAATTACGGTTTTCCATAAGATTATAGCCACGGGTCATCAACGTTTGCAGCCACTTTTCGATTGTCTCCTAACCATATTGGTGAATGTGTCGCCCTATTTGAAGACTTTGTCCATGGTGGCGAGTGTTAAGCTATTGCATCTATTGGAAGCTTTTAGCACTCCATGGTTTCTGCTCTCCGCCCCTAGTAATCATCATTTGGTCTTCTTTCTATTGGAGATCTTCAACAACATCATTCAATATCAGTTTGATGGCAACTCGAATCTAGTCTATACCATAATACGGAAAAGGCATGTATTCCATGCCATGGCCAATCTGCCCACAGATATGGCTGGCATTGCAAAGTGCTTGAGTGGCAGAAAAACTGGAGGAAAGTTTAATTTACCACGTGTGCCGCAACGCAAATTGGCAGCATCAAATTCGTATTCGTCCCAGGAGTTACCCTCTGCTCAGGTGCCGGATGAATACGCCGAAGAAGACGATCAAGAAGAACAGGAAGAAGATGATTTCGAAGGCGAAGATGAGGAGGCTAAGGCTGAAGAGGATTTTGAGTCGAAAACCGATATTGACAGGGTAACGCCGCAATTACCGGTGGCGGCAGTAGAGGTGCCCACAGCCCAACCAGCTGAGCCTGGGACCTTGAAGACCTCTTTACTGGACACGCCCGGCATTGGACAGATGACAGAAAGGGAACAGGCCCATCCCACTGACAAAGAAGAGCCACTGGCAACAGATGTGGTGCCCTATGAGAAGTCGCCGACACCAGAGCCAAACAAAAGTGGACGCAAATCTACATCACCAACTGATCAAACGCGTCTCTCGGTGTCCCATCGAGCCAGTATACGCATGGTACCCGGCGATGGGGATCGCTGGACACCAACTCCCGAATGGATTGTGTCCTGGCGTTCAAAACTCCCACTGCAGACAATAATGCGACTGCTGCAGGTACTTGTGCCGCAGGTGGAGAAAATTTGCATCGATAAGGGCTTGACTGATGAATCagaaattttgaaattccTACAACATGGCACACTGGTTGGACTTTTGCCTGTGCCCCATCCCATTTTGATAAGGAAATATCAGGCCAATGCCGGCACAACCGCCTGGTTCCGCACCTACATTTGGGGCGTAATCTATTTACGAAATGTAGAGCCAGCTATTTGGTATGACACCGAGGTGAAGCTTTTTGAGATTCAACGTGTTTAA
- the LOC6640630 gene encoding protein N-terminal glutamine amidohydrolase — MTTDFLFPKIADCSYVSCYCEENVWKLCEQVKRTRPEELAKCYAVFVSNEGRTVPLWRQKAGRGDDQVVIWDYHVFFMHNPLPNRCLVFDLDTTLPFPTYFHKYVTETFRSDLALRPEHHRFFRVIPADTYLIEFSSDRRHMRRPDGSWIKPPPSYPPILSNTNTHCLGDFICMSAGKGPGAVYSLSEFVHNFYKQPNMVAQNNK, encoded by the exons ATGACCACAGACTTTTTGTTCCCCAAAATAGCGGATTGCTCCTATGTGTCCTGTTACTG cgAGGAGAACGTTTGGAAACTATGCGAACAGGTCAAGAGAACGCGACCCGAAGAACTAGCCAAGTGTTATGCCGTTTTCGTATCCAACGAAGGACGAACTGTGCCCCTATGGCGCCAAAAGGCCGGACGTGGCGATGATCAAGTTGTGATATGG GATTATCATGTATTCTTCATGCACAATCCCTTGCCGAATAGATGTTTGGTATTCGACCTGGATACCACTCTACCATTTCCCACATATTTTCATAAATATGTCACAGAGACTTTCCGTTCCGATCTGGCCCTGCGACCGGAGCATCATAG ATTTTTCAGAGTTATACCCGCAGATACATATCTCATAGAGTTCTCATCGGATCGCCGTCATATGCGTCGACCGGATGGCAGCTGGATCAAGCCGCCGCCCTCATATCCACCTATTCTATCAAATA CAAACACTCACTGTCTGGGCGATTTTATATGcatgagcgccggcaagggtCCTGGGGCTGTTTACAGTCTATCGGAGTTTGTGCACAACTTCTACAAACAACCTAATATGGTGGCgcaaaacaataaataa
- the LOC6640655 gene encoding spondin-1, which translates to MWLRLLLLGLMLVGVQALICTRRPANTVTHKSPVDENFVISITDNPETYILGQEYNVSLNAFNGHRYISYILALENENGDFNYNDDLGHFELNDRIETRFSPNCINMVENTNTNPKTHMHLTWVAPSRAGSGCILIRATVLQHREVWHMDDGGLTRRICEEVTDDVESQPTPVSPAIDVPCCACDEARYELIFEGVWSRNLHPKDFPARAWETRFCELVGAAHSSDYRFWEPGSLASEGLKQYAQYCNSRLLEREFSMNFRDQKIRTIIKARGPAYPNLNGKTMASIRVDPVHHMVSFASKIEPSPDWIVGISGVELCLRNCTWLEEKVIKLYPWDVGTDAGPSYRSSDQPQVPPDVIRRMRSDFPNDPRSPFYDKDGSPMKPMAVLTVRRQRLYERRCADEDSNNDAEVPRECLTHPWSSFSDCSSKCGPGMQYRRRVYKQPELAKVYNCNVPQYEERECQGEICGQNHIMPFEEETGFDDLAMGGPGRQQQQQQQHQQHSRAECQLGPWSGWSSCSVTCGEGYQIRQRQYINPGVELKCQSVYPLELKEMRKCAGQACLGNLRGTQYGSGAFDDQYGAAGGGGTYDSQPEAEQEQQTYDGNNLFEDKQSGYGGNLEVGDLKGSDYNWDQNSNTNTQWSQPGRQSQRQPGQSQRQPGQSQRQPGQSQRQPGQSQSQPGQSQSQPDWQYPMPPSRQQSPPRLEDMQRSSWQQGPVPNTPFEPKQNVWNNNGNSFNIGLEESLGTLDPDIPASSHCFQMLNTVQPRCPDQTITGHYWFYNFCADECMIYAADLCDRNMNKFTRFEECEKCRVPQNAALLQQHKNSMQCQVILTALRAGETSRDEQRNVYNYNQPFNSRNYGK; encoded by the exons TCTCCCTCAATGCCTTCAATGGACATCGTTATATCAGCTATATATTGGCTCTGGAGAATGAAAACGGCGACTTCAATTATAACGATGACTTGGGACACTTTGAGCTGAACGATCGGATCGAGACGCGGTTTAGTCCAAATTGCATTAACATGGTGGAGAACACCAATACCAATCCCAAGACGCACATGCATTTGACTTGGGTGGCACCTAGTCGAGCAGGCAGTGGTTGTATACTTATACGGGCCACTGTGCTGCAACATCGTGAGGTCTGGCATATGGATGATGGTGGATTGACAAGGCGCATATGCGAAGAAGTGACCGACGATGTGGAAAGTCAACCGACTCCAGTATCTCCAGCTATAGATGTGCCATGCTGTGCCTGCGATGAGGCACGCTACGAG CTTATTTTCGAAGGTGTCTGGTCACGTAATTTGCATCCCAAGGATTTTCCTGCTCGGGCCTGGGAAACACGCTTTTGTGAACTAGTAGGCGCTGCCCATAGCTCAGACTATCGGTTCTGGGAGCCTGGATCGCTGGCCAGTGAAGGACTTAAACAATATGCTCAGTATTGTAACTCACGCCTTTTGGAACGAGAGTTTAGCATGAACTTTCGG GATCAAAAAATACGCACGATTATTAAAGCTCGTGGTCCTGCCTATCCaaatttaaatggaaaaactaTGGCCTCTATACGTGTGGATCCAGTGCATCATATGGTTTCTTTTGCCTCCAAAATTGAACCGTCACCCGATTGGATTGTCGGCATCAGCGGCGTGGAGCTTTGTTTACGGAACTGCACTTGGTTAGAGGAGAAGGTTATTAAATTGTATCCCTGGGATGTGGGCACCGATGCAGGACCCTCCTACAGATCCTCTGATCAACCACAAGTGCCACCAGACGTCATCAGGCGTATGCGCTCGGATTTTCCCAATGACCCTCGGTCCCCGTTTTATGACAAAGATGGATCCCCCATGAAACCGATGGCCGTGTTGACGGTGCGAAGACAACGTCTTTACGAACGACGCTGTGCGGATGAAGATT CAAATAACGATGCTGAGGTACCTCGGGAATGCCTGACCCATCCGTGGTCTAGTTTTAGTGACTGTTCCTCCAAATGTGGCCCCGGCATGCAGTATAGAAGACGCGTCTACAAGCAGCCAGAGCTGGCCAAAGTATACAATTGCAATGTTCCCCAATATGAGGAGCGTGAATGTCAAGGAGAAATCTGTGGCCAAAATCATATTATGCCTTTTGAGGAAGAGACAGGCTTTGATGATCTTGCAATGGGAGGGCCAGGtcgtcagcagcagcaacagcaacaacaccagcagcacAGTCGAGCAGAGTGCCAGTTGGGTCCATGGAGTGGCTGGAGTTCCTGCAGTGTCACCTGTGGCGAGGGATATCAGATTCGACAACGTCAATACATAAATCCGGGAGTAGAGCTAAAATGCCAAAGTGTTTATCCTTTGGAGTTGAAAGAGATGAGAAAATGTGCGGGCCAAGCGTGCTTGGGTAACTTACGCGGAACCCAATATGGCAGTGGAGCCTTTGATGATCAATACGGAGCGGCCGGAGGAGGTGGCACGTACGATTCCCAGCCAGAAGCAGAGCAAGAACAGCAAACATACGATGGCAACAATTTATTTGAGGACAAACAATCTGGGTATGGTGGCAATTTGGAAGTTGGCGACCTAAAGGGTTCCGACTATAATTGGGATCAAAATTCAAATACTAATACCCAATGGAGTCAGCCAGGACGACAGTCACAGAGACAGCCAGGACAGTCACAGAGACAGCCAGGACAGTCACAGAGACAGCCAGGACAGTCACAGAGACAGCCAGGTCAATCACAGAGTCAGCCAGGACAATCACAGAGTCAGCCAGATTGGCAGTATCCGATGCCGCCCAGCAGACAACAATCCCCACCACGTTTGGAGGATATGCAACGTTCCTCCTGGCAACAAGGCCCAGTTCCAAACACACCATTTGAGCCCAAACAAAATGTTTGGAACAACAATGGTAACAGCTTCAACATCGGCTTAGAAGAATCCTTGGGTACATTAGATCCCGATATTCCAGCTTCTAGTCACTGCTTTCAAATGCTGAACACTGTCCAACCTCGCTGCCCAGATCAAACCATAACAGGACACTACTGGTTCTACAATTTCTGTGCTGACGAGTGCATGATCTATGCAGCGGATTTGTGTGATCGTAATATGAATAAGTTCACACGGTTTGAGGAGTGCGAGAAGTGTCGAGTACCGCAGAATGCTGCACTCTtgcaacaacacaaaaattcGATGCAATGTCAAGTAATATTGACCGCCCTAAGAGCGGGGGAAACATCGCGTGACGAACAGAGAAATGTCTACAATTATAACCAACCTTTCAATAGTCGTAATTATGGAAAGTAA
- the LOC6640628 gene encoding U4/U6.U5 small nuclear ribonucleoprotein 27 kDa protein: MGRSRSPASPAHRRREKERTERKKRRERRSRERAIGGTSGTRRDRERDRSRSRDRNRGRRSRSRSRPGTTGGAGGSGAGGSSSSSGPSTSRRATRNNASGGAAASSEDRPHINEADLEGKSPEEVEMLKTMGFCTFDTTKNKKVEGNNVGEVHVILKRKYRQYMNRKGGFNRPLDFVA, from the exons ATGGGTCGCAGTCGAAGTCCCGCCTCCCCGGCCCACAGAAGACGCGAAAAGGAGCgaacagagagaaagaaacgGCGCGAACGCCGCTCCAGAGAACGAGCCATCGGTGGAACAAGCGGCACACGTCGGGATCGGGAGAGGGACAGGAGTCGAAGCCGGGACAGAAACCGTGGACGGCGTTCTAG ATCTCGCTCACGACCAGGAACAACTGGAGGTGCTGGTGGAAGTGGTGCTGGTGGCAGCTCCTCAAGTTCTGGACCCTCAACTTCGAGGCGAGCCACACGTAACAATGCATCGGGTGGTGCAGCTGCTAGTTCTGAGGATCGTCCGCACATTAATGAGGCTGATCTGGAGGGTAAATCGCCGGAAGAGGTTGAGATGCTGAAGACAATGGGTTTCTGTACGTTCGACACgacaaagaacaaaaaagtCGAGGGTAACAATGTCGGAGAAGTGCATGTAATCCTTAAACGAAAATATCGCCAGTATATGAATCGTAAGGGTGGCTTTAACCGGCCGCTTGATTTTGTGGCCTAG
- the LOC26530087 gene encoding eukaryotic translation initiation factor 6, whose protein sequence is MALRVQFENNDDIGVFTKLTNTYCLVAIGGSETFYSAFEAELAETIPVVHANIGGCRIIGRLTVGNRNGLLVPNSTTDEELQHLRNTLPDAVKIQRVEERLSALGNVIACNDYVALVHPDLDKETEEIIGDVLNVEVFRQTIADNTLVGSYTVLSNQGGMVHPKTSIQDQDELSSLLQVPLVAGTVNRGSEVLAAGMVVNDWISFVGMNTTATEISVIESVFKLNQAQPATVTTKLRAALIEDMS, encoded by the coding sequence ATGGCGTTGCGCGTGCAATTTGAGAATAACGACGACATTGGCGTCTTTACCAAACTGACAAACACATATTGTCTCGTTGCCATTGGCGGCTCCGAGACCTTCTACAGTGCCTTTGAGGCTGAGCTGGCGGAGACCATACCCGTGGTGCATGCAAATATCGGTGGATGCCGAATTATTGGACGGCTCACCGTGGGCAATCGAAATGGCCTTTTAGTGCCCAATTCTACCACAGATGAGGAACTGCAGCATTTGCGTAATACCCTCCCGGATGCTGTGAAAATACAACGTGTCGAGGAGCGTCTCTCGGCTCTGGGCAATGTAATTGCTTGCAATGATTATGTGGCTCTGGTTCATCCAGATTTGGATAAGGAAACGGAGGAAATCATCGGCGATGTACTCAATGTGGAGGTATTTCGCCAGACTATTGCCGACAATACGTTGGTCGGCTCCTATACAGTTCTCAGCAATCAGGGTGGCATGGTCCATCCCAAGACGAGCATACAGGATCAGGATGAGTTGTCATCTCTTCTGCAAGTGCCCCTTGTAGCGGGTACCGTGAATCGAGGCAGTGAGGTTCTTGCAGCCGGCATGGTGGTCAACGACTGGATATCGTTTGTCGGCATGAATACCACAGCCACCGAGATATCTGTGATTGAGAGCGTCTTTAAGCTAAATCAAGCCCAGCCGGCCACAGTGACCACAAAACTGCGTGCCGCCCTTATCGAGGACATGTCCTAA